In Thiomonas arsenitoxydans, the genomic stretch AGCGAGGCTTGCAGATCGTGGCCCCAGAACAGGTTGTCGCCGAGTACCAGCGCGCTTGGGGCATGGCCGATGAAGTCGCGGCCGATGATAAAAGCCTGCGCCAGGCCGTCGGGGCTGGGCTGCACCGCGTACCGCAAGCTCAAGCCCCACTGGCTGCCGTCGCCGAGCAACTGGGCAAAACGCGGGGTGTCTTGCGGGGTGGAGATGATGAGCACCTCGCGGATGCCTGCGAGCATGAGCGCGGACAGCGGGTAGTAGATCATCGGCTTGTCGTACACCGGCAGCAGTTGCTTGCTCACCGCCTGGGTGACGGGGTAGAGCCGGGTGCCGGAGCCGCCGGCGAGGATGAGGCCTTTGCGGGCTTGGGTCATAGCGGAAGTCACAGCGGAAGTTCGTCGATCAGGCGTTGCACCTGAGTCTGCCAGGGCGGCAGAAACAGGTCGAAGGTGGTTTGGAGTTTGCTGCAGTCCAGCCGGGAGTTGGCCGGGCGCGGGGCGGGCAGCGGGTAATCCGCCGTGGTGATGGCCTGCACTTGTTCGGGCGCGCAGCGCAGCGGCAGGCCGCGGGCGGCAGCGCGGGCGATGACGAATTGCGCGTAGCCGTGCCAACTGGTGCTGCCCTGCGCGGTGAGGTGGTAGAGGCCGCTGGCCTGCTGTGCCAGAGCGGAGTCGGTGCGCAGGCGGTGCAACATCAGCGCGGTGACGTCGGCCAGGAGCTCGGCGCTGGTGGGGGCGCCGAACTGGTCGGCGATCACCCGCAGGCTGTCGCGCTCCGTGGCGAGTTTGAGCATGGTCTTGGCGAAGTTGCCCCCGCGCGCGGCGTACACCCAGGAAGTGCGCAGAATGAGATGGCGGCAACCGCTGGCGGTGATGGCCTGTTCGCCCGCGAGCTTGCTGCGGCCGTAGGCGCTTTGCGGGTTGGGGGTGTCGGCCTCGGTGTAGCTGCCGGGCGCAGGTTTGGCGCCGTCGAACACGTAGTCGGTGGAGTAGTGAACCAGCATGGCGTGGTGTTCCGCGGCCCAGGCGGCGAGCACGCCAGGCGCTGCGGCGTTGATGCGCTGGGCCAGTTCAGGGTCGGTCTCGGCTTTGTCGACGGCGGTGTAGGCGGCGGCGTTGACGATAAGCTCAGGCTGCTCGCGTTGCAGCACGGTGCGTAGGGCATCGAGGTCGCCAAGGTCGGCTTGGGTGCGATTCAGCGGCCGCACGTCGCCCAGCGGCAGCAAGGCGCGGCGCAGCTCCCAGCCGACCTGGCCGTCGGCGCCCAGCAGCAGGATGCGCGGCGGGTTCAAGCGGCGGCTCCGTACTGTTTGCCGACCCACTGGCGGTAGGCGCCGCTGGTGACGTGTTCCACCCAATCCGGGTTGTCGAGATACCACTGCACGGTTTTGCGCAGGCCGGTGGCGAAGGTCTCCTGCGGAGTCCAGCCCAGTTCGCGCTCGATCTTGCGGGCGTCGATGGCGTAGCGCCGATCATGGCCGGGACGGTCGGCCACAAAAGTGATCTGCGCCCGGTAGCTGCTGCCATCCATCTTGGGGCGGAGTTGATCGAGCAGGTCGCACAGGGTGTGCACCACATCGAGATTCTTCACCTCGTTGCAGCCGCCGACGTTGTAGGTCTCACCTAGGCGACCGGCTTCGAGCACGCGGGCGATGGCGCGGCAGTGGTCTTGCACATACAGCCAGTCGCGCACGTTCTGGCCGTCGCCATACACCGGCAGGGGTTTGCCGGCCAGGGCGTTGTGGATCATGAGGGGAATGAGCTTTTCCGGAAATTGATACGGGCCGTAGTTGTTGGAGCAGTTGGTGGTGAGTACCGGCAGGCCGTAGGTGTGATGCCAGGCACGCACCAGATGATCGCTTGCTGCCTTGCTCGCGCTGTAGGGGCTGTTGGGCGCGTAGGGGGTGGTCTCGGTGAAGGCGGGATCGGTGGGCGAGAGGCTGCCGTACACCTCATCGGTGGAGACGTGCAGGAAGCGGAAGGCGGCTTTCTCCGGCGCGGGCAACCCGGCCCAGTAGGCGCGGATGGCTTCGAGCAGCTCGAAGGTGCCTTGCACATTGGTGCGGATGAAGTCGCCGGGGCCGTGGATGGAGCGGTCGACATGGCTCTCGGCGGCGAAGTGCAGGAGGGCGCGGGGGCGGTGCGTGGTCAGCAGCGCGGTCACCGCCGGGCGGTCGCAAATATCGAGCTGCGCGAAGTGGTAGCGCGGGTCGGAGGCCACTGGGGCCAGGCTCTCCAGGTTGCCCGCATAAGTGAGCGCGTCGAGCACCAGCACGGGCTCGTCTTTCTGGCCCAGCCAGTGGTGCACAAAATTGGCGCCGATGAAACCGGCGGCTCCGGTGAGGAAGATCATGAGGAAACGTCCGATGCAGGT encodes the following:
- the rfbD gene encoding dTDP-4-dehydrorhamnose reductase, producing the protein MNPPRILLLGADGQVGWELRRALLPLGDVRPLNRTQADLGDLDALRTVLQREQPELIVNAAAYTAVDKAETDPELAQRINAAAPGVLAAWAAEHHAMLVHYSTDYVFDGAKPAPGSYTEADTPNPQSAYGRSKLAGEQAITASGCRHLILRTSWVYAARGGNFAKTMLKLATERDSLRVIADQFGAPTSAELLADVTALMLHRLRTDSALAQQASGLYHLTAQGSTSWHGYAQFVIARAAARGLPLRCAPEQVQAITTADYPLPAPRPANSRLDCSKLQTTFDLFLPPWQTQVQRLIDELPL
- the rfbB gene encoding dTDP-glucose 4,6-dehydratase; the encoded protein is MIFLTGAAGFIGANFVHHWLGQKDEPVLVLDALTYAGNLESLAPVASDPRYHFAQLDICDRPAVTALLTTHRPRALLHFAAESHVDRSIHGPGDFIRTNVQGTFELLEAIRAYWAGLPAPEKAAFRFLHVSTDEVYGSLSPTDPAFTETTPYAPNSPYSASKAASDHLVRAWHHTYGLPVLTTNCSNNYGPYQFPEKLIPLMIHNALAGKPLPVYGDGQNVRDWLYVQDHCRAIARVLEAGRLGETYNVGGCNEVKNLDVVHTLCDLLDQLRPKMDGSSYRAQITFVADRPGHDRRYAIDARKIERELGWTPQETFATGLRKTVQWYLDNPDWVEHVTSGAYRQWVGKQYGAAA